The sequence below is a genomic window from Calypte anna isolate BGI_N300 chromosome 4A, bCalAnn1_v1.p, whole genome shotgun sequence.
AGTGTCAAATTACAAACTTATTCAGATTTCCTTGAAAAGTTTgcacatttttctgcttcttgcaggcagaggctgctgaagATTAAGTGAGAATGAGAAACCACAGGTGAGCCAAAAGTCAAATTTATGTCAGGATGTCATTTTGCCATTTTGTCTTTGCTTATAGCTAGATCAAGAGTGCATTATATACCTGCAACAAGGCAAACTCCTCTTCTAgaccttttaaaacatttacttCAAATTGTCCCCAGAAATCAAATCCCTCTTCTTCGAGTCCTGGAGTTCTTTCCAGCCATGCctttaataataacaataataattaataataataatgtgttCAAACATTAACAATGCCAGCCCTAATTATAAGCTATAGCAACATACATTATTCTGCAACCCTTGTTCTGGTTTAATAACCTGGAGAGCTGCTATTGCCAGGGTAAGGATATCCATGTAGATGATTTATACCTGCAGAATGGTGCTGTGCAAACAGACACACATTCCAGGTCAAATGATAAGTTCTGGAAGACAAAAGCTGGCTCATTCTAACAGTGTCTTTAAAAGCAACTCCCTTGTAGATAGAGGAAAACAATCTTCTTCCACATAAATGGGATAACTGCAAAGAGAAATCTCAGAAGGAGGATGCAAAAGCATCAATACAACCAGTTTTTATCATGTTAGGCTGACCACTAATCAAGCACTCTCATTAGTTTATACCATAATATGTGATGATATGAGGCTGCATCAGGAATTTGTTCTGTATGAGGGGTCCCTAGACAAATGGATAGGGTTGCTAAGAGCAGTTGCTCTTATTGAGGTGTTTTATTGCATTGTTGTTTAGAAAGTtaattttgtgaaagaaaattacaaggGAGTTAGAGAAATTACTGTGACTAATTCATAATTTTGAGACAGTCATGAGATAAAGGTGAGTGATAATGAAACATTTGTTAaacatcctttttcctttccattttaaCCTTTCTAGTACTCATCACtaacagcagaaatattttaaaagtttttttctaataaCGGTTTAAGGTCTTAAAAATCAATTTGAATGAAACAGTACATTTATATTCCTAGCTCATACTTCCACAGTGGAATTTCCTAATTTAACAGTCAGAGTTTTCTGACAAAATCTTTTGGTTTACCGGTGACTAACTCTCTTTCAGACACATTTTGGTACGAGTCCAAAACACGATGCACTGGTAAATTGCCAAGATGCTTCTTCCCTCAGGGAAGCAGAATTATTACTGACACCAAGGAAGGGCATTGGTTGGGAGATAGGGGAACACAGAGCAAGGTCCAAGAGAGACATGTTACCTCCACAAGTTGCAGTAGTGTTGGTTCTTGCTCTGATTTAAGGAGTAGCTCATAATCCTGACCCTTGAAGTTGTCACGGTAATGCCTTCTGTTGTAGGGAACTCGGAGGCTTTGGTGAACACCAATTTTGTTCTCTAGCAAGCGAAACTGCAGGCTCTGAAAACCTGATGCTGGGCTTAGGTAGTATCtttgggaaaagcagaaatcatAAAAGTACCTGGGATgttattttagaattattttttattttttgctattttacaaaagaattaaaaatacatctttcaCATTTTAAGAAGATCAAATAGGTATCTGAGCACTTTTTATGTAAttgcaattaagaaaaaaaaaagctgttttactACAACTCCTGTGTGCATTACATATTCTAATTTTCTAGCTATATATGAGTGTTCATGCATAAATTCTcatgtttttcctgtgttttaaaataacagctttgCCTGTGTTTTACAGGAGGAAATTATTGTTACTTCCTTTCCAGACAGAATAAGAAGCTTCACCTGTCCTATTTTTTCCTGGGATCGAGTTACTTTTCTCCTTAATAGTTAGAGTAGCACTGTGTTTTGGGTTTAGTGTGGGATTTGGTACAAGAAGAATgtcatatagaatcatagaattggctgggttggaagggacctcagagatcatcaagtccaatccttgatccactaccgctgcagctcccagcccatgccactgagtgccacatccagtctctttttaagtaactccagggatggagaatccactacttccctgggcagcccattccaatgtctgatcaccctctccgtaaagaaattctttctaatctccaacctaaacctcccctggcacaacttgagaccatgccctcttgtcttgctgagagatGCCTGGGtaaagagaccaaccccccccagatacaccttcctttcagggagttgtagagagtgatgaggtctcccctgaggctcctcttctccaggctgaacacccccagctccctcagcctgtcctcataggatctgtgctcgagtcccttcaccagcctggttgccctcctttggacctgctccaggacctcagtatccttcctgaactgaggggcccagaactgcacacagtactcgaAGTTACTAGTTGTTGCTAATAAATCAAGGACTTTTGAACTTCTCTAGATTTGTCAGTGTGCAGGTTCTcaagaaggagggaggaagcaTACCCTGAGCAGCAGATCCCAATTGTCCAATGGAACACTCCATATCTTACAGCATCATGGTCAGTGTATAGAGCAGAGTTGGCTGGGAAGCACACACTCTGTTCCAGCATTATGGTTTGGGGATTTCTCTCCTTGACGTTTGCTATCCAGCAACCAGCTGGATGTGAGTCAGCAGGTGATGAGGAATTGTGCTGTGCATcacttagaatcacagaatcatagaattattttggtgGGAAAAGCCTTCTAAGAAGTCCAATCATTATCTGGTTTTATCCTCTATTCTCCTTCCAGTCCCACCAGGGAGAAAGAAGTGAGGAAGTGGCTGTGTGGTACTCAGTTGCCAGCTGGGCTAAAACCATGACACCACCCTTTAGCAGCTGATACAAAAATTTCTACGCCCTTAAAGTTCAAATTACTGTATTCTAAATAGGCTAGTTTTGCAGAATCATTGGTATGTATACAATAGAATCATGTTCAGAAAAACATACAGGgctttttttgagagagagattCCTTAATAGAATTATCTCAGAATTTAATTATGTGaccatgctgaaaaaaattattaatagaaGTAATGGGAAATACCACATTGTTATATAGCTGTAATGCACTTAGAATTGTGAATATAAGAATTTGCAGAAACAGGTCATCAATTTGGTCTTATATTTGCTTATAAAATTACAGTATATTGTTGAATAGCAGAAGCAAGAATgcatctgtcctggtttgggccaggataaaggtgattttctgtcttgtacttttgttTTTAGCTAAGTCTtctgtaagtagctgcacttgctgaaattaacagcaactTTCTCAGACAgtggtatgcagagccaaggacactgctcagctctgaggaaaacttttaccctccagaaggaagaaaacaggtcccacctgcagccctcctttggggaggaacggacaagatagatgccagaattgaccaaacagagtattccatcccatatacatcatactcagtataaatttgagggatcacaagggccaagccagatttcctgctttcatcttccagctgccttcccttcctgcttttcctgcttcccttccttcacccagcatcctagaaggattctgtccattcatctgcctgtggtcctgatccgtgccagcctgaatctgtgtgttcctgcctccagctacctactgctgctgactccaggattccagcgtggactttcccagggctgccctgcagcctcggtggtgacgtgagagttattgggggaaggggtgaggaatgtggtatcaattttcctgtatgtttgtatatatttagtaatttttcctttttatcattcctgtttcattaaagtcgtgtagtttagtttccaacccataagtctctctcccttattctctctcctttctttatcagagaggagaggggcattaatagagagcatctgtcatttggtttaattgcctgGCCAGCGTTAAATCAGGACAGACACAAACAGCAAGAACAGGAGGGAAGGTGGTGGAATAAGCTGTGTAGAGGAAGAGCCTGGCTGAAGTGAGGGAAGAGGTAGAAATCCCATGGGAAAGGTGAGGGAAGCCAAGGTATCACGAAGAAATCCTGGTCGGCAGTAGGCAGAAATGCTGCCAACCACCTGCCCAGAGATCCattggcagctgctggggagcagaggtggctgtgCAGGGAAGGACACAGCAATGCTGCCCTCTGacacctggagcactgcagaCCCACTGAGAACACGAAGCACGGAAACACTGCAAACCAAGACAGCTGAAATGCTGAGTTGGCAATCTATGGAAAGTGCATTTCTCTCCCCCACACACTTCTACCATTTGCCATAgtgcctggctgcagctgcGCAGAGGTCAGTTTCAAGGAAAATGTTAATGGACCCCTAAACTACTTGCGctgctttaactttttttgACTTATTTGACTCTGCAGTCAATAGCAGCACCACACAAATATCAGGTTCCCTTGTACTTCTTTGCAGAGCATGCTGGACTCGTACTCAAGCCCAACTCCTTATCTGACCCTTGCACTCTGATGTCCCTCATCACCTCTCAGGtattccctctccctgctgaaGGGTGAATATGCTACAAGCTGCCAGGGAACTTCCAAAATTCACAACTGGTTCTGAGGACAGGAATCACCAGCTCGTGGATTACAGTGGAGGGATAGTAAGCATTTACCTGAATTCAAAGAAGTCCAGTGCAGTCATAGTTTCCAAAACTGAGAACTGTTCCACAAGTAATTTTAGAATCATTGAAATTCTGTTCATTCGAGTAATAACCTTCAACATGTTCCTCTCATCTCttacctgtaaaaaaaaaaattaagatcatAACCAAAGAGAATGTTCTCTTTATATCCTACCTATTTATTCTAGGGTTTTTTCACTGTTGTACATCACTCCAGTTCACAAATTCTTTCTTCATGAAGCCCATAGATGCTCATATCGAATAAAGAGATctgtttttaactgaaaatataattttcaaagaTTGGAATAGCTTTTTCTCTGACTGATGCTAGATTGCAACTATGCTGAATacctaagattttttttctttcatacatTCTTGATTGAAATAGAAGTCACCACAAGAAATAAAGTTCTATACcgaattaatttatttataccACTATTATTTCTAGTGCTTGCAATACAATTTTAATGCTATATGATAAAATATGATAATTATAATTGTTTTCTATTATAATCACTTCTATAACAATTGCTATTATTGGGAAGGAACAAGTCAAACAAGTGTGGAAGCACTTAGATACTGAGAAGCAGAATAATCTGAGAGGGACATTGGGAACAGCACATCTAAAAAGATGTTCATCAGAGATGTGCCTTAGGAAGCAGTGGAAAACAGAGAAGACTGCAtctggaaggaaacagaaaatgttgtgGAAAACACAGAAGCTCTCTTAGCTCTCTGGCTGAGCTGAACTCTTTTAATGCAAAGAGTCTGCTAGAACTCCTGTTAGCTTCAGTGAGATGAATTTTCTCCCTGAGACCAGGACACTGAACCAGGAAATATCAAACTACGAAATGAAGGATGATGACAATTTCCTTAATCATCTTCCTGTCTACTTGACCTTAacattgacattttaaaaatctgtttataagcaaattttcatttatcagaaaaataaataataaaaaattacctAATAACTGATTTGGATCAGTTCTATTCTGATATAATGTTCAActaaaaagccaacaaaattACTTATGTGGAGGAAAACAACACTATTATTTGAAATGATAGAACAGTTGTTTCTTTATGGCTGGTGTAATTTCAAATGTTATTAGTGTATACATACATGTTATTCAAGGTATTTCTCAAATTACaagcagacagattttttttttttctgggtgtaGTATCAGGtcaggagttttcctttgtaatCAATTGTTATGAGGTGTGTTTAACTTTGGACAGATATTTAGAGCTGTTCAAATATTGCTGTTATATTTGTAATTTTCAGAAACCCTTATAAACTTGTATGTTGTGATTTTGAATATTGTGTTTCTGTTGCATTTAATAATACACAACTACAGAAGGGACCTTTCCTTTCATATAATAGATAGTGGATGGAAGGATATAGTATGTAGACTTCAAAAAACTTAACAAAGGCAGAAGTTAAGTTTTTGCAGTTATCCAGTACTAGTAGGGAGTACGGGAGGAGTAGAGAAGAATTGGTCCTGGAGAGAGATCTACAaaaacaggttgcccagagatggggtggaagccccatccctggaagttttaaggccaggttgggcagggctctgagcaacctgatccagtgggcggtgtccctgtccatggcaggggggttggaactggatgatcttaaaggtcccttccaaccctgaaagtTCTGTGCAGATTGTaggagaaaataagattttgcaGATCAAATATCTGTACTGTCAGGGTGTAAGAACCACCCAGAGCATGTGTTGCTTTGGTAAACCCATATACATCAGGCAGGATGGCAGAGGGCAGGAGAAAGGGAGGTCTGGATTTTCCCCAAATTAGAATTTGCTCCTAACTTACGTGGCCATTTTGAAAGATCTCCCGCACAGAGTCCATTTCCCATAAAATCTGCTTAAACCAAAGTTCATAAACTACAACAAGAAAATCATTGTTAGCATTAGCTTCAAcattacttaatttttaatttatagcaTTGAAGAAGTGAAATTCTTATATTTTGATTCCAAATTAATAGCCTACATTTACACTGCTGGTGCAGATACACCAATGTACTAACTGTTGCAGCATGCTGTCCTTTACCTAAACTGCTAAATCAAATCATCAAGAATCAAGAATGTtaaaaaattttgaaagcatGTTCTGCACATCAGGTATTTGATTTACAGAATGCTCATTACAAAAGTACAAAAGAGAAACTCTGTCTCTGATACCCCACTAAAAGCTAACTCCAGAGCTGCTTACAATCTTTATCTACAATCTTTATCATCTACATATTTCCcttcaagaacagaaaaatataaccAGGCCATGTGCCAGCAAAGCACATGGACATTATCAGCTGGGGAGCACCTAACCATATGCAGGCTCTGGATGGTTAACATTGGACTGAAGTTTCAGAGAAAGcacaagaaaacacacaaaatttGCCTACAATAATCAAAGGCTGTTATCAGATGGGGAATGATCTTCAACCCTTTAATTTCTCTAGAAACATAACTATCTAAATCTTAGTTTACCAAACCCAAAAGTTACACCTATGGTTTCTTGAGCACAGATGTGAATATAGCTTTCTAAATGACATAGGGATATATACAAATTTAAGTGCAGATAGAAGGGTAATTGTAGTGATTTTgtctaaaatgaaaacaaattgtaTATTGCATGTTTCATCATTAAATAACTCCCTGTGGCAAAAATGCCAATCAGCCACCAGTGAACTCCTCCAAACCATTTACCTTGATGTGTCACAATGAAAAGATGCTcgtcatggattttttttccttttttctcactCTGAAGTTCCTGAGCATTCAATATTTTGTTCAGCTGTAAATGAAAGACAAGACTATTCTGTAAAGCTGTCAATTCTGTTATTAGTAGTGGTAATCCTACTGTTTAGAGCTAACATTTTATGGTATATATATAGGACCCATATTCTAAGCTGTATGAAAAGTTAGATTAAGTGGCCTTGTGTcacttctattttatttttttaaaaagcttaccTAAAAGGGAGTGTTTAAGTACCTCAACTAGTAAggtttggaaaataatttaaaaactgtttttaattatttttttttttaaaaaaggaaacaaacgATCTGGTAGTTTTCCAGCTCTTAGTTCAATACTGTCACTGTTCAGTGAAAATGGAGATCCTACAGTAAAATTCGTTGTGGTCAGGCAATAACATATCTGGAAAAGAGCTCTGATTTGAAGTTGTATTGGTTATTTCAGTTTTGGCATTACTAACTTTTTAATGACACACATACACAATTTCCCCAtagttgctttaaaaaaaaatctttgctagACTCTATATAATGTGTCACAAGTTCAGAGCAATTCTGTTCACAAGTACAGAGCAATTCCACTCATGTCAGCTCCTGctgtcacaaaaaaacccaaaccaaacaaaaaaaatggctgTATGCTTTTATTAGTTATGGCatattatttcttatttgtttCTTAGCTACTCCTACTAGTTGTTAcagctctttggtttggtttttttgtgcctCTGAATTTCTGCAACATGTTTTTCCAGACAAATATTCTGGGAGTTCATGCAATAATTTGGGGAAGTTGCACACAGCCACTGACATAGACAAATTGCCAAGTGGTGACTgtcagaccaaaaaaaaaaacaaaaaacaaaaaaaaccaaaaaaaccccaattttgTGGTGCACCACTTCAGAGTTTAGGTTTATcaatagaaataatttccttccaaAACCTCTGAAATATCCAGCTCCCAAGAGTGTGAAAAGCCATCCAGCATTCCACCTGTACCATCCCAGCTGAGACCAGCACCTGAGCCCATGGGTACAGCACAGGGGCACTGAGAAAGCTCCCTCACTGCCGTCAGGGCTGGATGGGGAGAAGCAACAATTGCAGGTCCTGCCTCTAGTACTGCCAGTGAAAATCAAATCCTTAAACTTACTTGTAGGTAGTCTCCATAGACAAGTCCACCTTTGCTGGCTTTGTTTATCCCTTCTTGAGATCTGTcatctttttcatcttccaAAGATAAGTTGTTCAAATTAAATCTGAGAAGAGAATTAAGCACATTTATAAACTATTTAATTGAAGAACTATGAAAATATCTGCCTTTTTACTAACAGATGCATCTACAATTAAGAAAATGAGCCACTAAATCAGGCTTGTGAGAAAAGCTACTCCTGAAACACCCTGTCACAGTAACAGTAGCATCACATCAGCAAATACTGAGTGCTCAGCCAAGTCCTGGTACAATCTTTGCTCCTTTTAGTGATAGCTGCAGCTTCCTATCTGTTGATAATCACTGAATTTTCTCTGAACTGCTATACTTCACATTAACTTTATATCTTTTGAACTGATGTTATGAAGCAAAACAGAGGGATGAGGGACTCACAGATAGTTGTTCCTCGCAAAGGGGCACCCGCTCATTATTCCAGGATCCAAACTCGCTGAGCTGCACACCAGGGAATATATTCTGTCAGTGCTCCCAGATATGCTGCAGCTGCCTTATATGTAACCTTATCTCACTGCCTAGGCCAGCCCCCAAATTCTCCTCCTTCGCCCTCAGCCCACCCCCACTATTCAGTTATTACAGAATCTATCACAGCACAAAGGTCAATAAGTTCACGTGTTGTTGGCTCTCTGGGTcattggtggggtttttttgtttggttttttgtatttttttttaattagtcaAAATAGGAATGGCTGGCATGCTTGGTTGGTCCTGGGGCAGACACTTTTTGTGCTTTGTACTGCAAGGTTTCCACCAGTTGCTTCTAGGGGGATCAAGCCTGGTGTAAGGGGTAAGTAAAAAAGAGGTCTGTGtgtgagaaaaataatataataaattcaGGAATTGTTAAAGTAGGTTTGTAATATACAGCCTCTTGCATCGAAATATCAAgatacttttaaatttaaaaagtgaaacatagagaagagggaaggggaagggaaggaaaatgtttctaTTGCAGACTGAGCAATGCTTTTAGGAGATCTTAAGTAATACGCTTTcaaaaaaatgcacacagaTTAGagtaaaaaacctaaaataatcCTGCACATCTTATGCTATTTTTCCATAGGTTTAATACATGacaatttcttaattttacttCCTCATGCAAAAGCTTCTGTCTCATTTGTTGACAAATGTTACCCAATTCTGTTTAATCATCAGCTTAACACACAATGAAGTAACATGTAACCAGTGAGCACTTCTTTACAGCCTGCCAaccctttctgaaaaaaagttaatgcTCAGTTTTACTGCAAACAAAGCTACAGGGCCCCTGTGACCCCAGACCATTTGCTCTCTGAAAGACTTCTTGGTGTCTGTGTGATGGTTTCAGCTGTTCTACTCAAGAGTAACTGGATCATAAAAAAAAGGTCATACCCAGTACATGGGTGATGGGACATATTGTATGTCAGGCTATACAAATATCAGCTTAAAACTAATCTGAACCACTAGAAAAAGCAAGAGTCCACTGTAGCAACCCATCAGAAAGGTCAAGGTGTCCATCCTTCATGATGTAAAACCTGACTGAGTAAAATAATCCTCTCACCACACACATTTATACAGCTGCCTGGGATGCAGGTAGGTAGAAATGAAGGTGAGGACTGCACACCTCCATgttgaaaactgcttttcatcATCCCATTTCCACTCAAAAACCTGGATTGTTTAATAGTATAATCTCTCGTATCCACAGATGTCAAAGGCATGGACAAGGAAGGTTTActttatttatcatttttataCACTTTCACCTGAAACATCCAGATTGAACCTTCACAGTAAAATCAAACTTTGCTACCTTTTCTCACAGTACAAGCAAAGGAGGAGTGTGAACATAGTGAAAATAAGGGCAGTCGAAAAGGCTTGAACTTTTAACCTCATCAAAGAAGTTACTGTCTGGTTTCCTGTGCTGTTACGGTTTCTTCTGTGGGACACAGAAAATCATAAATTGCCAGAGCAATGGTATCTGCCTTGCAACTTTCACATAACCTACTCAGTAGGCAAAGGACTTTGAAGTCTCAGGAACCTTTTAAACCCTGTGCTTAACAAAACATTAACTCCCTATTTGGGAAGTAATACTACCCTCAATTGGCTCAGCTACCAAACTTTCAAAATCTGAGGATACTGTCTGAACCAAGCACTACACAAACTCCCTTCCTAATTCAGCAACAGACAAGCTTCAGTAAATCAAATAAATAGGCCAGACTGCAACGATTTTCACAGTTATTTCCAGTGTTTCCAACACATTCAAACTATCTGTTTAGGGACCATGAGGTTGGTTGGTTCCATGAAGCTGATTGGTTCCAACAACCTCCATCTTAAAACCAATAAAAAGCATCACAAGCAGTTTGTTTCAAGGCACACTGACAGCACAGATACATTCCTTCTAAACATGTTTCATGTTTCAATttaacataggaaaaaaaattgattatcACAgtgtgttttgggttggaagggatcttaaagatcaggTAGTTCCAACCACCCTTCAtaggcaaggacacctcccactagaccagtcTGCTCAAAGCCTGACTTTCAACTCTTCCATGGAAGGGGAACCCACAGCTcccctgggcaatctgttccattATTTTGCCACTCTCAAATTAAAGACTTTCTTCCTCATACCCATTCTAAAACTACtccttttcagtttaaagccattatgcTTTTTCgtatcactacatgcccttgtaaaaaccCAAATGTGTATTTAGGAAAATAAACTACTTAGCAAATTTgttgaaaaatgcttttagcaTCTAAAATATATAATCTATACTTAGCATATACTTTATGGAGTGAATGCTGCTGACTACAGTCTTCACACTAAATGCAAATCCATGTTTACCAGGCAAAGCATCTGAACTCCATGATTTTGCACACAAATCAGAAATAATTAGCTCTCTCTTTTCTGCATCTCAAAGATAACCTCAATTGGAATAAATATTCAGTCTAAACTATGCATAAGTTCTATCAGTCTGAAATGATGCTGCAATAATATAACAGTCCATGCTTCATTTTGAATACTGGAAGTGTCAGAAGTGGCTTTGTGTTAACTTCCTAGGCAGAAGCCCTGCCTCCCCTGCCGTGCctcagaaaaaggcaaaatgagaCCCCTGTATCCACACTTCATagagagaagcaaaaccaagtATGGGACTCCTGTCTGCACTGTGTATCTAGTCAGAGCAAGCTGTGTAGATTTACTGTGTCCTAAAAAGCTGGGTAACTTTATGGATAATACTGTTGTAACCATTCATTTAAAGACGTTTAATCTCATGCAATCTGAGTTATGTTCTACAGCCAGTCGTCCAGCTACAGCAGACCTCAAACCATCCAAGGTCAGTGGGAAAAGTGGTCTAAATGAAGACTTAAAAGGCCCTGAAATAAACCATAGACAATACAGAACTGTTATTAGTTCATCTCACAGGCTCCTTTCATCTGATCTCAGTAAGGCCTCACAAGTGTGTAATGAACTTggtactgaaaaaaagaagtgacttGTGCTACCCAATTATGAAATTGTAAGTTGGCAGTTTAGATGATAGCAAAGATTCAAAGACCCCTCAGGTTTAGGTCAACTCAGAGCCTTCAACTCTGGCTTGCCTGTCAACATTCTTAGAAATAAATGTGCCTCTGCCATGCTGCCCAGATTTAGTTCATTGTAGAGACCTGATTTTCCTTTGAgtgttttgagtgttttttATTCCCTAACAGAGGTTTTATAGCTACTTGAATGAAAAATCTCTTACATGTGGATATATCTCAAAGCAAAACATGTTAATTTTAATTGatggtattatttttttctcaaaatgcaCCATCATTTCCCTCTTTCATGCTGAATGCTTAGAATGACACAGGAGCAGATGCAACCACAAACCCACAGTTTACTGTTCATGCTGTGGATGACTGAGCAAGGTGTGTGACTGCCTGTGagctttcatttatttatttgcttatttttaacaGTGAGACTTCTGCTCAtcccagaaatatttcagaagactCTCACCTTCAGCTGAGAGTGAGAATGTTCTGCTTTGTGGCTGGGCTGAATACAGCTACTGGGCTGAAGACAAGCAGTTatacagcagaaaaaacccaaacccacagcttcccaaaactgtattttgtacCCTTCAGACAAACTATCATGGACCTCATGACCAAGCATGGGAATTGTTAAGCATCCTTCTCAATCCATCCTCATCCCTTTATTTTGTTTAGCTTCCCTGCCCCAGCTATTGACATGGGGTAGCTATGCTACCTTTGCTCATCTCCCCTGCAACCAGGATGCAGAGCAGAGACAAACTTGGACAGAAACAAGTGAGTTGTAAGGGCAAAAAGGGAGCATCCCTT
It includes:
- the TDO2 gene encoding tryptophan 2,3-dioxygenase encodes the protein MSGCPFARNNYLFNLNNLSLEDEKDDRSQEGINKASKGGLVYGDYLQLNKILNAQELQSEKKGKKIHDEHLFIVTHQVYELWFKQILWEMDSVREIFQNGHVRDERNMLKVITRMNRISMILKLLVEQFSVLETMTALDFFEFRYYLSPASGFQSLQFRLLENKIGVHQSLRVPYNRRHYRDNFKGQDYELLLKSEQEPTLLQLVEAWLERTPGLEEEGFDFWGQFEVNVLKGLEEEFALLQGKPESEEKYDLLSEFQKHKDVLLSLFDEKRHEHLLSKGERRLSYKALKGALMIYFYREEPRFQVPFQLLTSLMDIDVLMTKWRYNHVCMVHRMIGSKAGTGGSSGYQYLRSTVSDRYKVFVDLFNLSTFLVPRHWIPKMNPTIHKFLYTAEYCDSSYFSSEDSD